In the genome of Rhodamnia argentea isolate NSW1041297 chromosome 3, ASM2092103v1, whole genome shotgun sequence, one region contains:
- the LOC115728142 gene encoding trihelix transcription factor GT-3b-like isoform X2: MFAGEDDDGESLGRIGMMASSLLSPAAPPQQPQPQPQPQQQQHQPQWSQEETREFIRIRAELERDFTAAKRNKNLWEIVSARMKEMGYRRTPEQCKCKWKNLLNRYKGKETSDPENGRKCPFFEELHAVFTERAKNMQRLHLESEGTSVQAKKRLKRYGGYQSSDELFEADDEDEDDSDEERPLKVGSRKRKAKKVVTNKQSGGTSRVSGGSSGADTLEMLKEFFKQQQVMEMQWRNMMERRAHERLLYEQEWRQSMEKLERERLMVEQAWREQEEQRRLREENRAERRDALLNTLLNKLLHETDL; the protein is encoded by the exons ATGTTCGCCGGCGAGGACGACGACGGCGAGTCCCTCGGCCGGATCGGCATGATGGCGTCGTCGCTCCTGAGTCCGGCGGCGCCACCCCAGCAGCCACAGCCGCAGCCGCAgccgcagcagcagcagcatcagcCGCAGTGGAGCCAGGAGGAGACGAGGGAGTTCATAAGGATACGAGCGGAGCTGGAGAGGGATTTCACGGCGGCGAAGCGGAACAAGAATCTGTGGGAGATCGTGAGCGCGCGGATGAAGGAGATGGGCTACCGGAGGACGCCGGAGCAGTGCAAGTGCAAGTGGAAGAATCTGTTGAACCGCTACAAG GGGAAGGAGACATCGGACCCTGAGAACGGACGGAAATGTCCTTTTTTCGAGGAACTGCACGCGGTATTCACCGAAAGAGCGAAGAACATGCAGCGGCTTCATCTTGAATCTGAAGGGACTTCTGTCCAAGCAAAGAAAAGGTTGAAAAGATACGGCGGCTATCAATCTTCTGATGAGCTCTTTGAGGCTGATGACGAAGATGAGGATGATAGCGACGAGGAGAGGCCTTTGAAAGTCGGTTCTCGTAAGAGGAAGGCCAAAAAGGTCGTGACCAACAAGCAATCAGGTGGGACCAGCAGAGTTTCTGGTGGGAGCAGCGGTGCTGATACTTTGGAAATGCTCAAGGAATTCTTCAAGCAGCAACAGGTGATGGAGATGCAGTGGAGGAATATGATGGAGAGGCGTGCCCATGAGCGCCTTCTGTACGAGCAGGAATGGAGACAGTCGATGGAGAAGCTCGAGAGGGAGAGGCTGATGGTTGAGCAGGCTTGGAGGGAGCAGGAAGAGCAGAGGAGGTTACGGGAAGAGAACCGAGCCGAAAGAAGGGATGCTCTGTTAAACACCCTCTTGAACAAGCTTCTTCATGAGACCGACTTATGA
- the LOC115728994 gene encoding SH3 domain-containing protein 2 has translation MEAIKRQASKLREQVAKQQQAILKQLGHFDADALMVDEDELRCYRQLQNLYNSTRVAKHLQRNIVRGVEGFISMSSKQMEIVRKLADDCCNYGVENQGPSSALARAALSFGTSHNSMESERENLLGTLGHQVSEPLRAVINGAPLEDARHLTRRYDKLRQEVENQAAEVLRRRSRSRDSAQSAESTLKLKSAEARLTELKSAMMALGREATDAMLSVEDQQQQITFQRLLKMVDAERDYHRRVVAILEKLHSEMIEEEQSSEPSVTSTMMQPDGEVPLAHEDAKSSISDDHGHIDPCESYFIAKAVHPFDAQAEGELNLSVDDYVIVRQVAPNGWSEGECNGNAGWFPSAYVQRQERAPAKKVLETTSSRI, from the exons GCAATACTGAAACAACTGGGGCATTTTGATGCTGATGCACTTATGGTGGATGAAGACGAGCTTCGGTGTTACCGGCAACTCCAGAATCTATACAATTCTACCAGGGTAGCCAAG CATCTACAGAGGAACATTGTTCGTGGCGTTGAAGGTTTCATATCCATGAGCTCAAAGCAAATGGAGATAG TAAGAAAGTTGGCTGATGACTGCTGCAATTATGGAGTTGAGAACCAGGGCCCCAGTTCTGCTCTTGCGAGAGCTGCTCTTTCATTCGGTACATCGCATAATTCTATGGAAAGCGAGCGAGAGAACTTGCTTGGAACCCTAGGTCATCAG GTTTCCGAGCCTCTACGGGCAGTTATAAATGGAGCTCCTTTGGAAGATGCACGCCACTTGACTCGCCGCTATGACAAGCTCCGGCAAGAGGTGGAAAACCAG GCAGCTGAAGTTCTGAGAAGGCGATCAAGATCTAGAGATTCGGCTCAATCTGCAGAAAGTACCCTGAAGCTTAAAAGCGCAGAAGCAAGATTGACTGAGCTTAAATCAGCTATGATGGCACTTGGTAGAGAAGCAACTGATGCTATGTTATCAGTTGAGGATCAACAGCAGCAGATCACTTTCCAGCGTCTCCTTAAAATG GTGGATGCAGAGAGAGATTACCATCGAAGAGTTGTTGCCATCTTAGAGAAGTTACACTCTGAG ATGATAGAGGAAGAGCAATCAAGTGAGCCTTCAGTGACATCAACGATGATGCAGCCAGATGGGGAAGTTCCACTTGCTCATGAAGATGCCAAATCGAGTATATCGGATGATCATGGACACATTGATCCGTGCGAGAGCTACTTCATCGCAAAA GCCGTACACCCATTTGATGCTCAGGCAGAAGGAGAGTTGAATCTATCTGTAGATGATTATGTCATCGTTCGGCAG GTCGCGCCCAACGGATGGTCGGAAGGCGAATGCAATGGGAATGCCGGATGGTTTCCTTCTGCTTACGTACAACGCCAAGAGAGGGCGCCAGCTAAAAAGGTACTGGAAACGACGAGCTCAAGAATCTGA
- the LOC115728990 gene encoding uncharacterized protein LOC115728990 isoform X2: protein MSSSSLSFRFAVPSLGSRPAPKNRPLSLPRLRHRLGLQGRRRSARSLCSRHRSLGLRPESPRPNAFESLGCAAVFLALGFGFGFASVALSLPPVALASDSHTSTSVHQEESQTPDGAGDEEQERGRKVVAKEEEDKELEEAFERWKSKSYALTVPLRVVALRGSVPPPWVKEFMQSQGKRARLQLKLRESLDAIFSDVSTAFAKGNVKPTSTAAADVVTIGDSWLDLAIKTGLIEPIEGAEDQDWFSGLNEKMEGASEWGHLITRSMLSVCSDVCCSQPDRQFGLLWRRSQVHLCRNCGGATDAGGKVWAAPYRWGSMVIAYKKSKFKRLNMAPIEDWKDLWRPELAGRISMVDSPREVIGTVLKYMGASYNTNDIDSKVVGGKNAVRQNLASLVKQVRLFDSTHYLKAFGVEDVWVAVGWSSDVLPVAKKMRNVAVIVPKSGASLWADLWAVPAASKIGTNQIGGRIRGPSPLIHQWIEFCLQSGRALPFQQGVLPGAVPLAINSPVIETPKEFANVNRPKLDTNLVAGVPPPHILNRCEFLEPLPEAMVSDYEWLIRSMQTSGPGFIERLQHKMSMVIRVLQLKLHAKISRNNAES from the exons ATGAGCTCGTCTTCTCTCTCGTTCCGTTTCGCGGTTCCATCACTGGGCTCGCGTCCAGCTCCGAAGAACAGACCTCTCAGCCTTCCTCGGCTTCGCCATCGCCTCGGCCTGCAAGGGCGCCGTCGTTCGGCGCGGTCTCTCTGCTCACGCCACCGCTCTCTCGGCCTCCGACCGGAGTCTCCGCGTCCCAATGCGTTCGAATCGCTCGGCTGTGCCGCTGTCTTCTTGGCTCTCGGCTTCGGCTTCGGCTTCGCCTCCGTCGCTCTCTCGCTTCCTCCCGTCGCACTTGCCTCCGATTCCCACACTTCCACCTCAGTTCACCAAGAGGAAAGCCAAACTccag ATGGTGCTGGCGACGAGGAACAAGAGCGTGGAAGGAAAGTTGtagcaaaagaagaggaagataagGAGTTGGAGGAAGCGTTTGAGAGATGGAAGTCCAAGTCGTACGCTTTGACTGTTCCGCTGAGGGTCGTTGCTCTTCGCGGCTCCGTGCCGCCTCCTTGGGTTAAG GAATTTATGCAGTCCCAAGGAAAGAGAGCAAGGCTACAACTTAAGCTGCGGGAGAGTCTTGACGCCATATTTTCAGACGTGTCAACTGCTTTTGCCAAAGGCAATGTCAAGCCCACATctactgctgctgctgatgTTGTCACTATTGGTGACTCATGGCTTGATCTAGCTATAAAGACGGGCTTGATCGAGCCTATAGAAGGGGCAGAAGACCAGGATTGGTTTTCTggcttaaatgaaaaaatggaAG GAGCAAGTGAATGGGGACATCTCATTACCAGGAGCATGTTGTCTGTTTGCTCGGATGTTTGTTGCTCTCAACCAGATAGGCAGTTTGGTTTATTGTGGAGAAG ATCTCAGGTACACTTGTGCAGGAATTGTGGGGGGGCTACTGATGCTGGTGGTAAAGTATGGGCAGCTCCCTATCGCTGGGGAAGCATGGTGATAGCTTACAAAAAAAGCAAATTCAAAAGGCTCAATATGGCTCCTATAGAG GACTGGAAGGATTTGTGGAGGCCTGAGCTTGCTGGGAGAATTTCAATGGTTGATAGTCCTAGAGAGGTTATTGGTACTGTTTTGAAGTACATGGGGGCATCATACAACACAAATGACATTGACTCAAAAGTAGTTGGTGGAAAGAATGCTGTCAGGCAAAATCTGGCGTCACTTGTAAAGCAG GTTCGACTCTTTGACAGTACTCACTATTTAAAAGCTTTTGGGGTGGAAGATGTATGGGTGGCTGTTGGGTGGAGCAGTGATGTCCTTCCTGTTGCCAAAAAGATGCGCAATGTTGCTGTCATTGTGCCAAAATCTGGAGCAAGCTTATGGGCAGATCTGTGG GCTGTCCCTGCTGCCTCGAAGATAGGCACTAACCAAATCGGAGGTCGCATTAGAGGCCCATCTCCATTAATCCATCAATGGATTGAATTCTGCTTGCAATCTGGAAGAGCACTACCTTTCCAACAGGGAGTACTTCCAGGTGCTGTTCCTCTGGCCATTAATAGCCCAGTCATTGAAACGCCAAAAGAGTTCGCCAATGTTAATAGGCCAAAGCTAGATACGAACCTTGTGGCTGGAGTACCTCCTCCGCACATACTTAACAGGTGCGAGTTTTTGGAACCACTGCCTGAGGCTATGGTCTCTGATTATGAGTGGCTGATTAGAAGTATGCAGACATCTGGCCCTGGTTTTATTGAGCGTTTGCAGCATAAGATGTCTATGGTGATACGGGTCCTTCAGCTCAAGCTTCATGCCAAGATAAGTCGAAACAACGCTGAGTCATGA
- the LOC115728990 gene encoding uncharacterized protein LOC115728990 isoform X1 — MSSSSLSFRFAVPSLGSRPAPKNRPLSLPRLRHRLGLQGRRRSARSLCSRHRSLGLRPESPRPNAFESLGCAAVFLALGFGFGFASVALSLPPVALASDSHTSTSVHQEESQTPDGAGDEEQERGRKVVAKEEEDKELEEAFERWKSKSYALTVPLRVVALRGSVPPPWVKEFMQSQGKRARLQLKLRESLDAIFSDVSTAFAKGNVKPTSTAAADVVTIGDSWLDLAIKTGLIEPIEGAEDQDWFSGLNEKMEGASEWGHLITRSMLSVCSDVCCSQPDRQFGLLWRRNCGGATDAGGKVWAAPYRWGSMVIAYKKSKFKRLNMAPIEPSLQSSHNAGGYGEGSNHFGSQDWKDLWRPELAGRISMVDSPREVIGTVLKYMGASYNTNDIDSKVVGGKNAVRQNLASLVKQVRLFDSTHYLKAFGVEDVWVAVGWSSDVLPVAKKMRNVAVIVPKSGASLWADLWAVPAASKIGTNQIGGRIRGPSPLIHQWIEFCLQSGRALPFQQGVLPGAVPLAINSPVIETPKEFANVNRPKLDTNLVAGVPPPHILNRCEFLEPLPEAMVSDYEWLIRSMQTSGPGFIERLQHKMSMVIRVLQLKLHAKISRNNAES; from the exons ATGAGCTCGTCTTCTCTCTCGTTCCGTTTCGCGGTTCCATCACTGGGCTCGCGTCCAGCTCCGAAGAACAGACCTCTCAGCCTTCCTCGGCTTCGCCATCGCCTCGGCCTGCAAGGGCGCCGTCGTTCGGCGCGGTCTCTCTGCTCACGCCACCGCTCTCTCGGCCTCCGACCGGAGTCTCCGCGTCCCAATGCGTTCGAATCGCTCGGCTGTGCCGCTGTCTTCTTGGCTCTCGGCTTCGGCTTCGGCTTCGCCTCCGTCGCTCTCTCGCTTCCTCCCGTCGCACTTGCCTCCGATTCCCACACTTCCACCTCAGTTCACCAAGAGGAAAGCCAAACTccag ATGGTGCTGGCGACGAGGAACAAGAGCGTGGAAGGAAAGTTGtagcaaaagaagaggaagataagGAGTTGGAGGAAGCGTTTGAGAGATGGAAGTCCAAGTCGTACGCTTTGACTGTTCCGCTGAGGGTCGTTGCTCTTCGCGGCTCCGTGCCGCCTCCTTGGGTTAAG GAATTTATGCAGTCCCAAGGAAAGAGAGCAAGGCTACAACTTAAGCTGCGGGAGAGTCTTGACGCCATATTTTCAGACGTGTCAACTGCTTTTGCCAAAGGCAATGTCAAGCCCACATctactgctgctgctgatgTTGTCACTATTGGTGACTCATGGCTTGATCTAGCTATAAAGACGGGCTTGATCGAGCCTATAGAAGGGGCAGAAGACCAGGATTGGTTTTCTggcttaaatgaaaaaatggaAG GAGCAAGTGAATGGGGACATCTCATTACCAGGAGCATGTTGTCTGTTTGCTCGGATGTTTGTTGCTCTCAACCAGATAGGCAGTTTGGTTTATTGTGGAGAAG GAATTGTGGGGGGGCTACTGATGCTGGTGGTAAAGTATGGGCAGCTCCCTATCGCTGGGGAAGCATGGTGATAGCTTACAAAAAAAGCAAATTCAAAAGGCTCAATATGGCTCCTATAGAG CCCAGTTTGCAGAGCTCCCACAATGCGGGGGGGTATGGGGAAGGGTCAAACCACTTTGGGTCT CAGGACTGGAAGGATTTGTGGAGGCCTGAGCTTGCTGGGAGAATTTCAATGGTTGATAGTCCTAGAGAGGTTATTGGTACTGTTTTGAAGTACATGGGGGCATCATACAACACAAATGACATTGACTCAAAAGTAGTTGGTGGAAAGAATGCTGTCAGGCAAAATCTGGCGTCACTTGTAAAGCAG GTTCGACTCTTTGACAGTACTCACTATTTAAAAGCTTTTGGGGTGGAAGATGTATGGGTGGCTGTTGGGTGGAGCAGTGATGTCCTTCCTGTTGCCAAAAAGATGCGCAATGTTGCTGTCATTGTGCCAAAATCTGGAGCAAGCTTATGGGCAGATCTGTGG GCTGTCCCTGCTGCCTCGAAGATAGGCACTAACCAAATCGGAGGTCGCATTAGAGGCCCATCTCCATTAATCCATCAATGGATTGAATTCTGCTTGCAATCTGGAAGAGCACTACCTTTCCAACAGGGAGTACTTCCAGGTGCTGTTCCTCTGGCCATTAATAGCCCAGTCATTGAAACGCCAAAAGAGTTCGCCAATGTTAATAGGCCAAAGCTAGATACGAACCTTGTGGCTGGAGTACCTCCTCCGCACATACTTAACAGGTGCGAGTTTTTGGAACCACTGCCTGAGGCTATGGTCTCTGATTATGAGTGGCTGATTAGAAGTATGCAGACATCTGGCCCTGGTTTTATTGAGCGTTTGCAGCATAAGATGTCTATGGTGATACGGGTCCTTCAGCTCAAGCTTCATGCCAAGATAAGTCGAAACAACGCTGAGTCATGA
- the LOC115728142 gene encoding trihelix transcription factor GT-3b-like isoform X1 yields the protein MFAGEDDDGESLGRIGMMASSLLSPAAPPQQPQPQPQPQQQQHQPQWSQEETREFIRIRAELERDFTAAKRNKNLWEIVSARMKEMGYRRTPEQCKCKWKNLLNRYKVAFRMLFVVVEGKETSDPENGRKCPFFEELHAVFTERAKNMQRLHLESEGTSVQAKKRLKRYGGYQSSDELFEADDEDEDDSDEERPLKVGSRKRKAKKVVTNKQSGGTSRVSGGSSGADTLEMLKEFFKQQQVMEMQWRNMMERRAHERLLYEQEWRQSMEKLERERLMVEQAWREQEEQRRLREENRAERRDALLNTLLNKLLHETDL from the exons ATGTTCGCCGGCGAGGACGACGACGGCGAGTCCCTCGGCCGGATCGGCATGATGGCGTCGTCGCTCCTGAGTCCGGCGGCGCCACCCCAGCAGCCACAGCCGCAGCCGCAgccgcagcagcagcagcatcagcCGCAGTGGAGCCAGGAGGAGACGAGGGAGTTCATAAGGATACGAGCGGAGCTGGAGAGGGATTTCACGGCGGCGAAGCGGAACAAGAATCTGTGGGAGATCGTGAGCGCGCGGATGAAGGAGATGGGCTACCGGAGGACGCCGGAGCAGTGCAAGTGCAAGTGGAAGAATCTGTTGAACCGCTACAAGGTAGCTTTTCGCATGTTGTTTGTGGTTGTGGAG GGGAAGGAGACATCGGACCCTGAGAACGGACGGAAATGTCCTTTTTTCGAGGAACTGCACGCGGTATTCACCGAAAGAGCGAAGAACATGCAGCGGCTTCATCTTGAATCTGAAGGGACTTCTGTCCAAGCAAAGAAAAGGTTGAAAAGATACGGCGGCTATCAATCTTCTGATGAGCTCTTTGAGGCTGATGACGAAGATGAGGATGATAGCGACGAGGAGAGGCCTTTGAAAGTCGGTTCTCGTAAGAGGAAGGCCAAAAAGGTCGTGACCAACAAGCAATCAGGTGGGACCAGCAGAGTTTCTGGTGGGAGCAGCGGTGCTGATACTTTGGAAATGCTCAAGGAATTCTTCAAGCAGCAACAGGTGATGGAGATGCAGTGGAGGAATATGATGGAGAGGCGTGCCCATGAGCGCCTTCTGTACGAGCAGGAATGGAGACAGTCGATGGAGAAGCTCGAGAGGGAGAGGCTGATGGTTGAGCAGGCTTGGAGGGAGCAGGAAGAGCAGAGGAGGTTACGGGAAGAGAACCGAGCCGAAAGAAGGGATGCTCTGTTAAACACCCTCTTGAACAAGCTTCTTCATGAGACCGACTTATGA